Proteins from one Parasteatoda tepidariorum isolate YZ-2023 chromosome 4, CAS_Ptep_4.0, whole genome shotgun sequence genomic window:
- the LOC107451484 gene encoding G-patch domain and KOW motifs-containing protein, with translation MDRNERTASPNVRQNVSFKFTKTSSSKSLSGNKLEEPVKPRDYVKSVDESEIKSTAPELKSQELVIPLIRKNNWRVPETSQPKDGEATLNELALKELLQETADKKADWNNRDTTMAIPLMMQNKVPEGFETDDKLDVSLRAQESTLEDYEKVPVEQFGLAMLRGMGWKEGMAIGARNKECVKPIEVKLRPKGLGLGADASVLKKNEKKAKEEKLELIKGAFVQIIQGPHKGHYGQVMGLDEETGRAMIKLSNEEAVKSLPEFFFNLVSKKEFDKESRIINRESYEKYKMKEEEENKEKQKYNSSDSRSNGREDQDSYEYESKKSKKHSKKRKHSRERSEENESSSKAKSKIWIRPQLKVRFIDEKYKKGKYFNKKLIVVDVISSNRCSLKTEDDRTLLDDISPSMLETVIPRDESAYVMIVHGKHQGELCTILKRDKANCMATVQFLSDRDRALKIDYDSICEYVGDVAQYD, from the exons atggaTAGAAATGAAAGAACTGCTTCCCCGAATGTTAGGCAAAatgtcagttttaaatttacaaaaacttcatCTTCAAAATCTTTGTCTGGTAATAAACTGGAAGAACCTGTTAAACCTAGAGACTATGTTAAATCTGTTGATGAGAGTgaaattaaaag tactgcACCAGAATTGAAATCTCAAGAGCTAGTCATACCTCTTATAAGAAAGAATAATTGGAGAGTACCTGAAACTTCTCAACCAAAGGATGGTGAAGCTACACTTAATGAGCTTGCTCTTAAAGAGCTTCTTCAAG AAACTGCAGATAAAAAAGCGGATTGGAATAACAGAGACACAACTATGGCGATTCCTCTTATGATGCAAAATAAAGTCCCCGAGGGCTTTGAAACAGATGATAAGCTAGATGTTTCCCTCAGAGCCCAAGAATCAACTTTAGAAGACTATGAAAAAGTGCCCGTAGAACAATTTGGTTTAGCTATGCTGAGAGGAATGGGCTGGAAGGAAGGAATGGCTATTGGAGCCAGAAATAAAGa GTGTGTTAAACCTATTGAAGTAAAATTGAGACCAAAGGGGTTAGGTCTTGGAGCTGATGCATCagtcttgaaaaaaaatgaaaagaaagcaAAAGAAGAAAAGCTGGAATTAATAAAAGGTGCATTTGTACAGATCATCCAAGGACCTCATAAAGGTCATTATGGACAG GTCATGGGTTTAGATGAAGAAACTGGTCGTGCTATGATCAAGCTGAGCAATGAAGAGGCAGTGAAGAGCCTTcctgaattcttttttaaccttgtaagtaaaaaagaatttgataaaGAAAGCCGAATCATAA ATAGAGAATCCtatgagaaatataaaatgaaagaggaagaagaaaataaggaaaagcaaaaatataattcctctGATTCTAGGAGTAATGGAAGAGAAGATCAGGACTCTTATGAGTATGAATCGAAGAAGAGTAAAAAGCATTCAAAGAAACGTAAACATAGTAGAGAAAGAAg TGAAGAAAATGAATCATCAAGTAAAGCAAagtcaaaaatttggattagacCACAGCTAAAAGTTCGTttcattgatgaaaaatataaaaaagggaaatatttcaataaaaaa TTGATTGTTGTTGATGTTATATCATCTAATCGTTGTTCATTGAAGACAGAAGATGATAGAACTCTTCTTGATG atatatctCCTTCAATGTTAGAAACTGTTATACCCAGAGATGAATCAGCATATGTTATGATTGTTCATGGAAAGCATCAAGGAGAA CTATGTACTATATTGAAACGAGATAAAGCAAATTGTATGGCTACTGTTCAATTTCTCTCAGACAGGGATCGAGCTTTGAAAATTGACTATGACTCTATTTGTGAATATGTTGGTGATGTTGCTCAGTATGATTAG